The following coding sequences lie in one Mesorhizobium sp. NZP2298 genomic window:
- the nuoG gene encoding NADH-quinone oxidoreductase subunit NuoG — protein sequence MAKLKVDGKEITVPDHYTLLQAAEDAGAEVPRFCFHERLSIAGNCRMCLIEVKGGPPKPQASCAMGVRDLRPGPNGEPPEIFTNTPMVKKAREGVMEFLLINHPLDCPICDQGGECDLQDQAMAFGVDSSRYHENKRAVEDKYIGPLVKTVMNRCIHCTRCVRFTTEVAGISELGLIGRGEDAEITTYLEQAMTSELQGNVIDLCPVGALTSKPFAFQARPWELTKTESIDVMDAVGSAIRIDSRGREVMRILPRVNEQVNEEWISDKTRFIWDGLRTQRLDRPYVRKDGKLVPASWADAFAAIKDAVSKTTPEKIGAIAGDLAAVEEIYALKLLMASLSSNNIDCRQDGAALDPSLGRASYIFNPTIEGIEQADAVLIIGANPRFEASVLNARIRKRWRVGNLPVGVIGDVGDTRYDYELLGAGPDSLKDLADGNGKFFQTLKKATHPLIIVGQGALARADGAAVLGQAAKLATAVNAARADWNGFAVLHNAAARVGGLDLGFVPGEGGKDVAGMLGETDVLFLLGADEIDMGRTGGAFVVYIGTHGDAGAHRANVILPAAAYTEKSATYVNTEGRVQQTNRAGFAPGDAREDWAILRALSDVLGKKLPFDSLPQLRAKLYGEYPHLARIDQVAAGNAEDVAGVAKLGGRLNKGTFTSPVKDFYLTNPIARASAVMAECSALAKSGFKQAAE from the coding sequence ATGGCAAAGCTCAAGGTCGACGGGAAAGAGATCACTGTACCCGACCACTACACGCTGCTGCAGGCGGCGGAAGACGCGGGCGCGGAAGTGCCGCGCTTCTGCTTCCACGAGCGGCTGTCGATCGCCGGCAATTGCCGCATGTGCCTTATCGAGGTGAAGGGCGGGCCGCCCAAGCCGCAGGCCTCCTGCGCCATGGGCGTGCGCGACCTGCGCCCGGGCCCCAATGGCGAGCCGCCGGAAATCTTCACCAACACGCCGATGGTCAAGAAGGCCCGGGAAGGCGTGATGGAATTCTTGCTGATCAACCATCCGCTGGACTGCCCGATCTGCGACCAGGGCGGCGAGTGCGACCTGCAGGACCAGGCGATGGCATTCGGCGTCGATTCCTCGCGCTATCACGAGAACAAGCGCGCGGTCGAAGACAAGTATATCGGCCCGCTGGTCAAGACGGTGATGAACCGCTGCATCCATTGCACGCGCTGCGTCCGCTTCACCACCGAGGTTGCCGGCATTTCCGAGCTCGGCCTGATCGGTCGCGGCGAGGACGCCGAAATCACCACCTATCTCGAACAGGCGATGACCTCGGAGCTGCAGGGCAATGTCATCGATCTCTGCCCGGTCGGCGCTTTGACTTCCAAGCCCTTCGCTTTCCAGGCGCGGCCGTGGGAGCTGACCAAAACCGAATCCATCGATGTGATGGATGCGGTCGGCTCGGCGATCCGCATCGATAGCCGTGGCCGCGAAGTGATGCGCATCCTGCCGCGTGTCAACGAACAGGTGAACGAGGAGTGGATTTCCGACAAGACCCGCTTCATCTGGGACGGACTGCGCACGCAGCGCCTCGACCGCCCTTATGTGCGCAAGGACGGCAAGCTGGTTCCGGCAAGCTGGGCAGACGCGTTCGCGGCGATCAAGGATGCGGTATCGAAGACGACGCCAGAGAAGATCGGTGCCATTGCAGGCGATCTCGCGGCGGTCGAAGAGATTTACGCCCTGAAGCTCTTGATGGCTTCGCTCAGCTCGAACAACATCGACTGCCGCCAGGATGGCGCCGCGCTCGACCCGTCGCTCGGACGCGCCAGCTATATCTTCAACCCGACCATCGAGGGCATCGAGCAGGCCGACGCGGTGCTGATCATCGGCGCCAATCCGCGCTTCGAAGCCTCCGTGCTCAATGCCCGCATCCGCAAGCGCTGGCGGGTCGGCAACCTGCCGGTCGGCGTCATCGGCGATGTCGGCGACACGCGCTATGATTACGAATTGCTGGGTGCCGGTCCGGATTCGCTCAAGGATCTGGCCGACGGCAATGGCAAGTTCTTCCAGACGCTGAAGAAGGCGACGCATCCGCTGATCATCGTGGGCCAGGGTGCACTGGCGCGCGCCGACGGCGCGGCCGTGCTCGGCCAGGCGGCCAAGCTCGCCACGGCGGTCAACGCCGCTCGCGCGGACTGGAACGGCTTTGCCGTGCTGCACAATGCGGCAGCCAGAGTCGGCGGCCTCGATCTCGGCTTCGTGCCGGGCGAGGGCGGCAAGGATGTCGCCGGCATGCTGGGCGAAACGGACGTGCTGTTCCTGCTCGGTGCCGACGAGATCGACATGGGCAGGACCGGCGGCGCCTTCGTCGTCTATATCGGTACGCATGGTGACGCCGGCGCCCACCGCGCCAATGTCATCCTGCCGGCTGCGGCTTACACCGAAAAGTCGGCCACCTACGTCAACACCGAAGGGCGCGTGCAGCAGACCAACCGCGCCGGCTTCGCGCCGGGCGATGCACGCGAGGACTGGGCGATCCTGCGGGCGCTGTCCGACGTTCTGGGCAAGAAACTGCCGTTCGATTCACTGCCGCAACTGCGCGCGAAGCTCTACGGCGAATACCCGCATCTGGCTCGCATCGACCAGGTCGCGGCCGGCAATGCCGAGGACGTCGCCGGCGTGGCGAAGCTCGGCGGGCGGCTGAACAAGGGCACCTTCACGTCGCCGGTCAAGGATTTCTACCTGACCAACCCGATCGCGCGGGCATCGGCCGTGATGGCGGAATGCTCGGCACTGGCCAAGAGCGGCTTCAAGCAGGCGGCGGAATAA
- a CDS encoding NuoB/complex I 20 kDa subunit family protein, translating to MGLNDSSGTLVAPKPKGIIDPNTGRPVGEDDPFFLEINNELADKGFLVTSTEALITWARSGSLMFMTFGLACCAVEMIHTSMPRYDSERFGVAPRASPRQSDIMIVAGTLTNKMAPALRKVYDQMPEPRYVISMGSCANGGGYYHYSYSVVRGCDRVVPVDIYVPGCPPSAEALLYGILLLQKKIRRTGTIER from the coding sequence ATGGGATTGAACGACAGTTCAGGCACCCTCGTCGCGCCGAAGCCGAAGGGCATCATCGATCCCAACACCGGCAGGCCGGTGGGGGAGGACGATCCCTTCTTCCTCGAAATCAACAATGAGCTTGCCGACAAAGGCTTTCTGGTCACCTCGACCGAGGCGCTGATCACCTGGGCGCGCAGCGGCTCGCTGATGTTCATGACCTTTGGTCTGGCGTGCTGCGCGGTCGAGATGATCCACACCTCGATGCCGCGCTACGACTCGGAGCGGTTCGGCGTCGCGCCGCGCGCGTCTCCGCGCCAGTCCGACATCATGATCGTCGCCGGCACGCTGACCAACAAGATGGCGCCGGCGCTGCGCAAGGTCTACGACCAGATGCCGGAGCCTCGCTACGTCATCTCGATGGGCTCCTGCGCCAATGGCGGCGGCTACTACCACTATTCCTATTCGGTGGTGCGCGGCTGCGACCGCGTCGTGCCGGTCGATATCTATGTGCCCGGCTGCCCGCCGAGCGCCGAAGCTTTGCTCTACGGCATTCTTCTGCTGCAGAAGAAGATCCGCCGCACCGGCACGATCGAACGGTAA
- a CDS encoding NADH-ubiquinone dehydrogenase, which yields MAPYSTPNPLMPNLDQLEKMNQDLTRMMPKEMASAVNLFVHPVAGAAAMSALGIGLANHAFGVWMGALSGAAEASQRLMQPLIEDFEARIEQFEDANSSSIKARATAKTLIAEAQSFAQEVTDIAAKEAATTAPAVNAAPATGEAADVLLPEDFRQPKTMDRPAKPSNLKAISGIGPKLEKVLNGLGIWTYAQIAAWSPQEIAWVDDYLSFNGRIGRDDWTAQAAALAAKK from the coding sequence ATGGCGCCGTATTCGACACCCAACCCATTGATGCCCAATTTGGACCAGCTCGAGAAGATGAACCAGGACCTGACCAGGATGATGCCGAAGGAGATGGCCAGCGCCGTCAACCTTTTCGTGCACCCTGTCGCGGGTGCGGCGGCGATGTCGGCGCTCGGCATCGGGCTCGCCAACCACGCGTTCGGCGTCTGGATGGGCGCGCTGTCGGGAGCCGCCGAGGCATCACAGCGCCTCATGCAGCCGCTGATCGAGGATTTCGAGGCACGCATCGAACAGTTCGAGGACGCGAACTCGTCGTCCATCAAGGCGCGGGCGACGGCGAAGACGCTGATTGCCGAGGCGCAGTCCTTCGCGCAGGAGGTCACCGACATCGCCGCCAAGGAAGCCGCCACCACGGCGCCAGCGGTGAATGCCGCTCCGGCAACCGGCGAGGCCGCGGATGTGCTGCTGCCTGAAGATTTCAGGCAGCCCAAGACCATGGACAGGCCTGCGAAACCCTCCAACCTCAAGGCGATATCGGGCATCGGCCCGAAGCTGGAGAAGGTGCTGAACGGGCTTGGCATCTGGACATATGCCCAGATCGCCGCCTGGTCGCCGCAAGAGATCGCCTGGGTCGACGACTATCTGTCGTTCAACGGCCGCATCGGCCGCGACGACTGGACCGCCCAGGCGGCGGCGCTGGCCGCGAAGAAGTGA
- a CDS encoding NADH-quinone oxidoreductase subunit A, whose product MNALLSSYLPIVLFIGVALVVGLALLAAPFLVAYRNPDPEKLSAYECGFNSFDDARMKFDIRFYLVSILFIIFDLEVAFLFPWAVSFSKIGMLGFWSMMVFLAVLTIGFAYEWKKGALEWD is encoded by the coding sequence ATGAACGCACTTCTCAGTTCGTACCTGCCCATCGTCCTGTTCATAGGCGTGGCACTGGTCGTCGGCCTGGCGCTGCTGGCCGCCCCGTTCCTGGTGGCCTACCGCAATCCCGATCCCGAAAAGCTTTCCGCCTACGAGTGCGGTTTCAACTCGTTCGACGACGCCCGCATGAAATTCGACATCCGTTTCTACCTGGTGTCGATCCTGTTCATCATCTTCGACCTGGAGGTGGCCTTCCTGTTTCCCTGGGCCGTGTCCTTCTCGAAGATCGGCATGCTCGGCTTCTGGTCGATGATGGTGTTTTTGGCGGTGCTGACCATCGGCTTTGCCTATGAATGGAAAAAAGGAGCGCTGGAATGGGATTGA
- the nuoF gene encoding NADH-quinone oxidoreductase subunit NuoF produces the protein MLQDKDRIFTNIYGLFDKSLAGAMARGAWDNTPGIVAKGRDWIVNEMKASGLRGRGGAGFPTGLKWSFMPKQSDGRPSYLVINADESEPGTCKDRDILRNDPHTLVEGALLAGFAMGAVAAYIYVRGEFIREREALQRAIDEAYEAKLIGKNNTSGYDFDVYMHHGAGAYICGEETALLESLEGKKGQPRLKPPFPANVGLYGCPTTVNNVESIAVAPTILRRGAAWFSSFGRPNNVGTKLFCISGHVNNPCTVEEAMSIPFRELIETHCGGIRGGWDNLLAVIPGGASVPLVPAEQIIDTPMDFDALRDLKSGLGTAAVIVMDKSTDVVKAIARLSYFYKHESCGQCTPCREGTGWMWRVMERLVRGEAQKREIDMLLDVTKQVEGHTICALGDAAAWPIQGLMRHFRGEVERRIDEFSRNAHRAEPVMVAAE, from the coding sequence ATGCTCCAGGACAAAGACCGCATCTTCACCAACATCTACGGCCTCTTCGACAAGTCGCTGGCCGGCGCGATGGCGCGCGGCGCTTGGGACAACACGCCCGGCATCGTTGCCAAGGGACGCGACTGGATCGTCAACGAGATGAAGGCGTCGGGCCTGCGCGGCCGTGGCGGCGCCGGCTTCCCGACCGGTCTCAAATGGTCGTTCATGCCCAAGCAGAGCGACGGCCGCCCGAGCTACCTCGTCATCAATGCCGACGAGTCCGAACCCGGCACCTGCAAGGACCGCGACATCCTGCGCAATGACCCGCACACGCTGGTCGAGGGCGCGCTGCTCGCCGGCTTCGCCATGGGCGCGGTCGCCGCCTACATCTATGTGCGCGGCGAGTTCATCCGCGAGCGCGAGGCGCTGCAGCGTGCCATCGACGAGGCCTATGAGGCCAAGCTGATCGGCAAGAACAACACATCCGGCTACGACTTCGACGTCTACATGCATCATGGCGCCGGCGCCTATATCTGCGGCGAGGAAACCGCGCTGCTGGAAAGCCTCGAAGGCAAGAAGGGCCAGCCCAGGCTGAAGCCGCCATTCCCGGCCAATGTCGGCCTCTATGGCTGTCCGACCACTGTCAACAATGTCGAATCGATCGCGGTGGCGCCGACCATCCTGCGCCGGGGCGCGGCCTGGTTCTCGTCCTTCGGCCGGCCAAACAATGTCGGCACGAAGCTGTTCTGCATCTCCGGCCACGTCAACAATCCGTGCACCGTCGAAGAGGCGATGTCGATCCCGTTCCGCGAGCTGATCGAGACGCATTGCGGTGGCATTCGCGGCGGCTGGGACAATCTCCTGGCGGTCATTCCCGGCGGCGCCTCGGTGCCGCTGGTGCCGGCCGAGCAGATCATCGACACGCCGATGGATTTCGATGCGCTGCGCGACCTCAAATCCGGCCTCGGCACGGCCGCCGTCATCGTCATGGACAAGTCGACCGACGTGGTGAAGGCGATCGCGAGGCTGTCCTACTTCTACAAGCACGAGAGCTGCGGCCAGTGCACGCCGTGCCGCGAAGGCACCGGCTGGATGTGGCGAGTGATGGAGCGGCTGGTGCGAGGCGAGGCGCAGAAGCGCGAGATCGACATGCTGCTCGACGTCACCAAGCAGGTCGAGGGGCACACGATCTGCGCGCTGGGCGACGCGGCCGCGTGGCCGATCCAGGGCCTGATGCGGCATTTCCGCGGCGAGGTGGAGCGGCGCATCGACGAGTTTTCGCGCAACGCGCACCGGGCCGAGCCGGTGATGGTGGCAGCGGAATAG
- a CDS encoding NADH-quinone oxidoreductase subunit C, producing MAASLSELSTYLGEKLIGRVNDAVIAYGELTIHVEPRDLVEVVTFLRDDARCQFISIIDVCGADYPSRAKRFDVVYHLLSPKQNVRIRVKVQADEETMVPSITSVYPGADWFERETYDLYGVLFSGHPDLRRLLTDYGFEGHPLRKDFPLTGFVEVRYDDEAKRVIYEPVELKQEFRNFDFLSPWEGTDYVLPGDEKAKTN from the coding sequence ATGGCCGCATCCCTGAGTGAACTGTCGACCTATCTCGGCGAAAAGCTGATCGGCCGCGTCAATGACGCGGTGATCGCCTATGGCGAGCTCACCATCCATGTCGAACCGCGCGACCTGGTCGAGGTGGTGACCTTCCTGCGCGACGATGCGCGCTGCCAGTTCATCTCGATCATTGATGTCTGTGGGGCCGATTATCCGTCGCGGGCCAAGCGCTTCGACGTCGTCTACCACCTGCTGTCGCCGAAGCAGAATGTGCGCATCCGCGTCAAGGTGCAGGCCGACGAGGAGACGATGGTGCCGTCGATCACCAGCGTCTATCCCGGCGCCGACTGGTTCGAGCGCGAGACCTACGATCTCTATGGCGTGCTGTTCTCGGGCCATCCCGACCTGCGGCGCCTGTTGACCGACTACGGTTTCGAAGGCCATCCGCTGCGCAAGGATTTCCCGCTGACCGGCTTTGTCGAGGTGCGTTACGACGACGAAGCCAAGCGCGTCATCTACGAGCCCGTGGAATTGAAGCAGGAATTCCGCAATTTCGATTTTCTTTCCCCTTGGGAAGGCACGGATTACGTGCTGCCCGGGGACGAAAAAGCCAAGACGAATTGA
- the nuoH gene encoding NADH-quinone oxidoreductase subunit NuoH, whose translation MDTFFSFYVLPALLILLKSVVLIVVLLVFVAYILYADRKIWAAVQLRRGPNVVGPWGTLQAFADLLKFVFKEPIIPSGANKGVFLLAPLVSAVLAISAWAVIPVNQGWAIANVNVGILYVFAISSLEVYGVIMGGWASNSKYPFLGALRSAAQMVSYEVSIGFVIVTVLLTAGSLNLSDIVLSQQGGLGTRLGLPNTFLDWNWLALFPMFIIFFISALAETNRPPFDLVEAESELVAGHMVEYSSTPFLLFFLGEYVAIVLMCALATILFLGGWLPPFDFAPFTWVPGVIWFVLKVCFVFFGISMVKAFVPRYRYDQLMRLGWKVFLPISLFMVVATAAFLKITGFA comes from the coding sequence ATGGACACCTTCTTCTCCTTCTACGTGCTGCCGGCGCTGCTGATCCTCTTGAAGTCAGTCGTGCTGATCGTGGTGCTGCTGGTCTTCGTCGCGTATATCCTCTACGCCGACCGCAAGATCTGGGCGGCGGTGCAGTTGCGCCGTGGCCCGAACGTGGTCGGCCCCTGGGGCACGCTGCAGGCTTTCGCCGATCTGTTGAAATTTGTCTTCAAGGAACCGATCATCCCGTCAGGCGCCAACAAGGGCGTGTTCCTTTTGGCGCCGCTGGTGTCGGCTGTGCTGGCGATCTCGGCCTGGGCGGTCATTCCGGTCAACCAGGGCTGGGCGATCGCCAACGTCAATGTCGGCATCCTCTATGTCTTCGCCATCTCCTCGCTCGAGGTCTATGGCGTGATCATGGGTGGCTGGGCGTCCAACTCGAAATATCCGTTCCTCGGCGCGCTGCGCTCGGCCGCGCAGATGGTGTCCTACGAAGTCTCGATCGGCTTCGTCATCGTCACCGTGCTGCTGACGGCCGGCTCGCTCAACCTCAGCGATATCGTGCTGTCGCAGCAGGGTGGGCTTGGCACGCGGCTTGGCCTGCCCAACACCTTCCTCGACTGGAACTGGCTGGCCCTGTTCCCGATGTTCATCATCTTCTTCATCTCGGCACTGGCCGAGACGAACCGGCCGCCCTTCGACCTGGTCGAAGCCGAATCGGAGCTGGTCGCCGGCCACATGGTGGAATATTCGTCGACGCCGTTCCTGCTGTTCTTCCTCGGTGAGTATGTCGCCATCGTGCTGATGTGCGCGCTGGCCACCATCCTGTTCCTCGGTGGCTGGCTGCCGCCCTTCGACTTCGCGCCCTTCACCTGGGTGCCCGGCGTCATCTGGTTCGTGCTGAAGGTCTGTTTCGTGTTCTTCGGCATTTCGATGGTGAAGGCCTTCGTGCCGCGCTACCGCTACGACCAGCTGATGCGGCTGGGCTGGAAAGTGTTCCTGCCGATCTCGCTGTTCATGGTGGTCGCCACCGCAGCCTTCCTCAAGATCACGGGGTTTGCGTGA
- the nuoI gene encoding NADH-quinone oxidoreductase subunit NuoI → MSALSQAAKSLLLQDFVSAFFLSMRQFFAPKETINYPHEKGPTSPRFRGEHALRRYPNGEERCIACKLCEAICPAQAITIEAGPRRNDGTRRTVRYDIDMVKCIYCGFCQEACPVDAIVEGPNFEFATETREELYYDKDKLLANGDRWERELARNISLDSPYR, encoded by the coding sequence ATGTCCGCTCTTTCCCAGGCCGCAAAATCGCTGCTGCTGCAGGATTTCGTCAGCGCCTTCTTCCTGTCGATGCGCCAGTTCTTCGCGCCGAAGGAGACGATCAACTATCCGCACGAGAAGGGGCCGACCAGTCCGCGCTTCCGTGGCGAGCACGCACTGCGCCGCTATCCCAACGGCGAGGAACGCTGCATCGCCTGCAAACTGTGCGAGGCGATCTGCCCGGCGCAGGCGATCACCATCGAGGCCGGCCCGCGCCGCAATGACGGCACGCGCCGGACGGTGCGTTACGACATCGACATGGTGAAGTGCATCTATTGCGGCTTCTGCCAGGAAGCCTGCCCGGTCGATGCCATCGTCGAGGGGCCGAATTTCGAGTTCGCGACGGAGACGCGCGAGGAACTCTACTACGACAAGGACAAGCTGTTGGCGAATGGCGACCGGTGGGAGCGCGAACTGGCGCGCAACATCTCGCTGGACTCGCCCTACCGCTGA
- a CDS encoding NADH-quinone oxidoreductase subunit E, whose protein sequence is MSVRRLAEASVQPASFAFNRANAAAAKQWIKKYPKGREQSAIIPLLMIAQEQEGWVTKAAIETISDMLGMPRIRGLEVATFYTQYQLNPVGTRAHIQVCGTTPCMLRGSEALMDVCRSKIHHDQFHTNDKGTLSWEEVECLGACVNAPMVMVFKDTFEDLTPERLAEIIDLYDAGKGASVAPGPQNGRTGSEPASGLTTLKSEKAILKSTRDKEAKAATKAAQNAAPTATAAPAAQAPAAAAVAPSNASKPKTDAPETSPALKTPSATKVAPAAEKAASVSAPLHSAANANTAAPEVEKVAKQRNGPTAKAEPAAAFKAPETKAPAAKQAKPSLDDKNRPAGIDRPAAVDDLKLISGVGPKIEGILHTLGIFTFAQVAAWKKAEREWVDGYLSFQGRIERDDWVKQAKALAKGGVAEYIRVFGKKPV, encoded by the coding sequence ATGTCAGTCCGCCGTCTCGCAGAAGCCAGCGTCCAGCCAGCATCCTTCGCCTTCAACCGGGCGAACGCGGCAGCGGCGAAGCAATGGATCAAGAAGTACCCGAAGGGTCGCGAGCAGTCGGCGATCATTCCGCTGCTGATGATAGCGCAGGAGCAGGAAGGCTGGGTCACCAAGGCGGCGATCGAGACGATTTCGGACATGCTCGGCATGCCGCGCATCCGCGGTCTCGAAGTCGCGACCTTCTACACACAGTATCAGCTGAACCCGGTTGGTACCCGCGCGCATATCCAGGTCTGCGGCACCACGCCCTGCATGCTGCGCGGTTCGGAAGCGCTGATGGATGTCTGCCGCTCGAAAATCCACCACGACCAGTTCCACACCAACGACAAGGGCACCCTGTCGTGGGAAGAGGTCGAATGCCTTGGCGCCTGCGTCAACGCACCGATGGTCATGGTCTTCAAGGACACGTTCGAGGATCTGACGCCGGAACGGCTGGCCGAAATCATCGATCTCTATGACGCCGGCAAGGGCGCCTCAGTGGCGCCTGGACCGCAGAATGGTCGCACCGGCTCGGAGCCGGCCTCCGGCCTGACGACGCTGAAGAGCGAAAAGGCGATCCTCAAGTCGACACGTGACAAGGAAGCCAAGGCGGCGACCAAGGCCGCCCAGAATGCGGCGCCGACCGCTACCGCCGCTCCTGCTGCGCAGGCACCCGCAGCCGCCGCTGTCGCACCGTCCAATGCCAGCAAGCCGAAGACCGACGCGCCCGAAACCAGCCCGGCGTTGAAGACGCCTTCGGCGACCAAGGTGGCACCGGCGGCGGAGAAGGCGGCAAGTGTTTCGGCGCCGCTGCATTCGGCCGCCAACGCCAACACGGCAGCGCCGGAAGTCGAGAAGGTCGCCAAGCAGCGCAATGGGCCGACGGCCAAGGCCGAACCGGCCGCTGCCTTCAAGGCGCCGGAAACCAAGGCGCCGGCCGCAAAACAGGCGAAGCCGTCGCTGGACGACAAGAACCGTCCGGCAGGCATCGACAGGCCGGCCGCGGTCGACGATCTCAAGCTGATCTCCGGCGTCGGCCCGAAGATCGAGGGCATCCTGCATACGCTGGGCATCTTCACCTTCGCGCAGGTCGCGGCGTGGAAGAAGGCCGAGCGCGAGTGGGTGGACGGCTACCTCTCTTTCCAAGGCCGTATCGAGCGCGACGACTGGGTCAAGCAGGCCAAGGCGCTCGCCAAGGGCGGTGTCGCCGAATACATCCGCGTCTTCGGCAAGAAGCCGGTCTGA
- a CDS encoding NADH-quinone oxidoreductase subunit J, whose product MLSGLEAAFFYLFAFVAVASAFMVISSRNPVHSVLFLILTFFNAAGLFMLTGAEFLAMILLVVYVGAVMVLFLFVVMMLDVDFAELKSGALQYAPIGAFVGLILAAELIVVLGGYTFVPQLASTISKPIPDLATRSNTAALGDILYTDYLYYFQISGLILLVAMIGAIVLTLRHKEGVKRQSIAAQVGRTPATGMEIRKVKSGEGV is encoded by the coding sequence ATGCTGAGTGGACTAGAGGCGGCCTTTTTCTACCTCTTCGCCTTTGTCGCCGTGGCGTCGGCGTTCATGGTCATTTCGTCGCGCAACCCCGTGCATTCGGTGCTGTTCCTGATCCTGACCTTCTTCAACGCCGCCGGCCTGTTCATGCTGACCGGCGCCGAATTCCTGGCGATGATCCTGCTTGTCGTCTATGTCGGCGCGGTCATGGTGCTGTTCCTGTTCGTCGTCATGATGCTCGACGTCGATTTCGCCGAACTGAAGAGCGGCGCGCTGCAATATGCGCCGATCGGCGCCTTCGTCGGGCTGATCCTGGCGGCGGAACTGATCGTGGTGCTGGGCGGCTACACCTTCGTACCGCAGCTCGCCTCGACGATCTCCAAACCCATTCCGGATCTCGCCACGCGCTCGAACACGGCCGCACTCGGCGACATCCTCTACACCGACTACCTCTACTACTTCCAGATTTCGGGCCTCATCCTGCTGGTCGCCATGATCGGCGCCATCGTGCTGACGCTGCGCCACAAGGAAGGGGTCAAGCGGCAGTCGATCGCAGCCCAGGTCGGCCGCACGCCGGCCACCGGCATGGAAATCCGCAAGGTCAAGTCGGGCGAAGGAGTCTGA
- a CDS encoding NADH-quinone oxidoreductase subunit D, with protein MAETSVRNFNINFGPQHPAAHGVLRLVLELDGEVVDRVDPHIGLLHRGTEKLIEAKTYLQAVPYLDRLDYCAPMNQEHAFALAAERLLGIEVPRRGQLIRVLYCEIGRIMSHILNVTTQAMDVGALTPPLWGFVEREKLMVFYERASGSRMHAAYFRPGGVHQDLPRQLVEDIGKWIDPFLKSIDDLDKLLTGNRIFKQRNVDIGIVSLADAWAWGFSGVMVRGSGAPWDLRKSQPYECYSEMDFDIPIGKNGDCYDRYLVRMEEMRQSARIMRQCVDLLLGKESTGPVSNLDGKVVPPKRQAMKRSMEALIHHFKLYTEGYRVPAGEVYAAVEAPKGEFGVYLVSDGSNKPYRCKLRAPGFAHLQAMDFLCRGHMLADVTAVLGSLDIVFGEVDR; from the coding sequence ATGGCTGAGACCTCCGTCCGCAATTTCAACATCAACTTCGGTCCGCAACATCCTGCGGCGCACGGCGTTTTGCGCCTCGTGCTGGAGCTGGACGGCGAAGTCGTCGATCGCGTCGATCCGCATATCGGGCTCTTGCATCGCGGCACGGAAAAGCTGATCGAGGCCAAGACCTATCTGCAGGCGGTGCCTTATCTCGACCGGCTCGATTATTGCGCGCCGATGAACCAGGAACATGCCTTCGCTCTTGCCGCCGAGCGCCTGCTCGGCATCGAGGTGCCGAGGCGCGGCCAGCTGATCCGCGTGCTTTATTGCGAAATCGGCCGCATCATGTCGCACATCCTCAATGTGACGACGCAGGCGATGGATGTCGGCGCGCTGACGCCGCCGCTGTGGGGCTTCGTCGAACGCGAAAAGCTGATGGTGTTTTATGAGCGCGCCTCCGGCTCGCGCATGCATGCCGCCTATTTCCGCCCCGGCGGCGTCCACCAGGACCTGCCGCGCCAACTGGTCGAGGACATCGGCAAATGGATCGACCCGTTCCTGAAGTCGATCGATGATCTCGACAAGCTGCTGACCGGCAACCGCATCTTCAAGCAGCGCAATGTCGATATCGGCATTGTGTCGCTGGCCGATGCCTGGGCCTGGGGCTTTTCGGGCGTCATGGTGCGCGGCTCGGGTGCGCCCTGGGACCTGCGCAAGTCGCAACCCTATGAATGCTATTCGGAAATGGATTTCGACATTCCGATCGGTAAGAACGGCGACTGCTACGACCGTTATCTCGTGCGCATGGAAGAGATGCGGCAGTCTGCGCGGATCATGCGCCAGTGCGTCGATCTCCTGCTCGGCAAGGAAAGCACTGGCCCGGTGTCGAACCTTGACGGCAAGGTGGTGCCGCCGAAGCGCCAGGCGATGAAGCGCTCGATGGAAGCGCTGATTCATCACTTCAAGCTCTACACCGAGGGCTATCGCGTGCCGGCCGGCGAGGTCTACGCGGCCGTCGAGGCGCCCAAGGGCGAGTTCGGCGTCTATCTCGTCTCCGACGGCTCGAACAAGCCATACCGCTGCAAGCTGCGCGCACCCGGTTTCGCGCATCTGCAAGCCATGGACTTCCTCTGCCGCGGCCACATGCTGGCCGACGTCACCGCCGTTCTCGGCTCCCTCGACATCGTGTTTGGTGAGGTCGATCGCTAA